Part of the Sinomonas atrocyanea genome is shown below.
CGCACGCCGCCTCCCAACGGAGGGGTCATGGGGACGACATGGGCGCATCGTTTCACGTGAAACATCGGCAGCAGTGCCAGCGGGTCATAGCGCGCAGTCCGACGACAGCTCTGCGTCCGATCCGCCGCTCTCGTGGGTCCACAACGATTCCTCCTTGCCGGGTATTGCTGTGCTGACAGGCCCTGTCGTGAACCGGCATCCAGTGTCGTCCACAGCAAACTTCGAAAGCCGAGTGCGTACCCCTTTTAAGGAGGTCGACCTTGAGCGCGTCTCGGTGTCCGCGGTTCCGAGGAGATCACAATGACGGTAACCATTACTCCGAATCCGCAGGTTCGAAGCGGAGTCATCGCACTTCCCGCGACGTACTGGCGATTCGCCCGCACACCACCTGGTTCTTGGCATCGCGCTTGCGAACACGCGCGAGCCAACAGGGGTTCCGACCACAGCAAATGGCACCCCCACGATCGTCCTCCAAGGAAACGCGGCAACACCGCCTCTTAGGCAAGTGGATTTCTCTTGCAGTGTGGCCTACAGCGCCGCCGCCGCAGAAAGGGATCAAGCTCGCGGGGGGGCACTGCTTGGGCCTCGTGGACACAGATTCTTGGGCCGCGCGGAAGTGGGCGCGCGCGACGAATACGCGGTGCCGGAGACGCCAACGGGTTGCGTGTGGTCCGACTCTAGAAGTTGTCCCCCGTCTCCCGTCCTTCGCTGCTCCCAGCACCACCTCCAGGAGGGGTCTTTGAATCCACAGATCTGAAGGATTGTCACAGTATTCCCCGCGACGTGCTGGCGATTCAGCCGCACTCTACCCGATTCCCGGAAGCGCATGCGTCGTGCAATGCGCGATGCGCCCGCAGCTCACGCCCTGGGCGCGGGCTTGTCCATTGGCGCTCTATGCGGCAACCTCCGGCAGCGATGCGCAGATCCATGCACTTGATTCAGGCTGTCGAGCGACACCTGCAGAGGCCGCGGGGATTTTCCGCGTCCACCCACCAACGGCTTCAGCTTCCTGCCAGCGCTGCGTGCAAAGGCTCGGGGCCTGTTTCACGTGAAACAGGCCCCGATCAGACAGCAGTTCCGCTCAGCCCTCGCTGCGTTCCGAGGATCACTCCTCTTCGGGGCTGATGAGCGTCATGATCCGGTTGAGGTCTTCCACCGAGGCAAACTCGATGCTGACCTTCCCCTTGCGTGCACCGAGGGTGATCTTGACGTTGGTGTCGAGACGATCGGCAAGGTTGGACGCCAGGAAATCGAGCCGTTCGTGGCGCGCATTGTTCCGAGCAGAAGTACGGCGAGCCTCCTGCGGCTCCTGGTAGAGCGCAACGGCTTCCTCGGTGGCGCGCACGGACAGCCCCTCGGCGACGATCCTCTGCGCCATGCGCTCGATCGCGGCGTCATCCGGAAGAGAAAGGAGAGCTCGAGCGTGGCCAGCACTGAGCACCCCAGCCGCCACTCGGCGCTGGACGAGGGGAGGCAGGCGCAGAAGCCGGATGGTGTTGGAGACCTGCGGACGCGAGCGGCCGAGGCGATCGGCAAGTTCCTCATGCGTGGTTCCGAAGTCCTCGAGCAGCTGCTGATAGGCGGCAGCTTCTTCGAGCGGATTCAGCTGGCTCCGGTGGAGGTTCTCGAGGAGAGCATCGCGGAGGAGCGCATCGTCACCGGTGTCCCGGACGATAGCGGGAATCGCGTCCAGCCCCGCGGCCTTGGCCGCACGCCAGCGGCGCTCACCCATGACCAGTTCATAGCTTTCGCTACCGGATTCGGTTGACTTCCGGACGACGATCGGTTGAAGGATGCCGATCTCACGCACCGAGTGCACCAGCTCCGCCATGTCTTCCTCGTCGAAGACCGTGCG
Proteins encoded:
- a CDS encoding ParB/RepB/Spo0J family partition protein; translation: MSEKRRGLGRGLGALIPSTAPVSGSTTPSRPVDLFFPDTGRRSAEEAQEQGESLGTAAEVPAEKPAVDRGDQGAKKPSTSQSSSSAPEAENEEGRRGSVPDEAGQPRAKAPRSRSRRAQTEDELDLVEVPGAQFAEIPVDDIHPNRKQPRTVFDEEDMAELVHSVREIGILQPIVVRKSTESGSESYELVMGERRWRAAKAAGLDAIPAIVRDTGDDALLRDALLENLHRSQLNPLEEAAAYQQLLEDFGTTHEELADRLGRSRPQVSNTIRLLRLPPLVQRRVAAGVLSAGHARALLSLPDDAAIERMAQRIVAEGLSVRATEEAVALYQEPQEARRTSARNNARHERLDFLASNLADRLDTNVKITLGARKGKVSIEFASVEDLNRIMTLISPEEE